A window of the Streptomyces sp. Ag109_O5-10 genome harbors these coding sequences:
- a CDS encoding 6-phosphofructokinase: MRIGVLTSGGDCPGLNAVIRSVVHRAVADHGDEVIGFRDGWKGLLECDYLKLDLDAVAGILARGGTILGSSRVQPSHLRDGVERARGHVAELGLDAIIPIGGEGTLKAARLMSDAGLPIVGVPKTIDNDIAVTDVTFGFDTAVGVATEALDRLKTTAESHQRVLVVEVMGRHTGWIALHSGMAAGAHAIVVPERAFDIEELARRVGERFEAGKRFAIVVAAEGAKPKPGTMAFDEGGKDIYGHERFAGIARQLSIELEQRLGKEARPVILGHVQRGGTPTAYDRVLATRFGWHAVEAAHRGEFGHMTALRGTDIVMVPLAEAVETLKTVPAQRYDEAETVL, translated from the coding sequence ATGCGCATTGGTGTCCTCACCTCCGGCGGCGACTGCCCCGGCCTGAACGCCGTCATCCGGTCCGTCGTGCACCGCGCCGTCGCCGACCACGGCGACGAGGTCATCGGCTTCCGGGACGGCTGGAAGGGCCTCCTGGAGTGCGACTACCTCAAGCTCGACCTCGACGCCGTGGCCGGCATCCTGGCCCGCGGCGGCACCATCCTCGGATCGTCCCGGGTCCAGCCCTCCCATCTGCGGGACGGCGTGGAGCGGGCCAGGGGCCATGTCGCCGAGCTCGGCCTCGACGCGATCATCCCGATCGGCGGTGAGGGCACGCTGAAGGCGGCCCGGCTGATGTCGGACGCCGGCCTGCCGATCGTCGGCGTCCCGAAGACCATCGACAACGACATCGCCGTCACCGACGTGACCTTCGGCTTCGACACGGCCGTGGGGGTCGCCACCGAGGCCCTCGACCGGCTGAAGACCACCGCCGAGTCCCACCAGCGGGTGCTCGTCGTCGAGGTCATGGGCCGGCACACCGGCTGGATCGCCCTGCACTCCGGGATGGCGGCCGGCGCCCACGCCATCGTCGTCCCCGAACGGGCCTTCGACATCGAGGAGTTGGCCCGCCGGGTCGGCGAGCGGTTCGAGGCGGGCAAGCGGTTCGCGATCGTCGTCGCGGCGGAGGGAGCCAAGCCGAAGCCGGGCACGATGGCCTTCGACGAGGGCGGCAAGGACATCTACGGCCACGAGCGGTTCGCCGGGATCGCCCGGCAGCTCTCCATCGAGCTGGAGCAGCGGCTCGGCAAGGAGGCGAGGCCGGTCATCCTCGGGCACGTGCAGCGGGGTGGTACGCCGACGGCGTACGACCGCGTCCTGGCGACGCGGTTCGGCTGGCACGCGGTGGAGGCGGCGCACCGCGGGGAGTTCGGTCACATGACCGCGCTGCGGGGGACCGACATCGTGATGGTGCCGCTGGCCGAGGCGGTGGAGACGCTGAAGACGGTTCCCGCGCAGCGCTACGACGAGGCGGAGACCGTGCTCTGA
- a CDS encoding type 1 glutamine amidotransferase — MSDNQLRLVWIYPDLLSTYGDQGNALVVERRARQRGLDVARLDVRSDQPIPTSGDIYLIGGGEDRPQRLAAERLRRDGHLYRAVENGAIVFSVCAGYQILGHEFINDLGQREPGLGLLDVTTVRGTGERCVGDVLADIDPRLGLPPLTGFENHQGVTQLGPTARPLARVQLGKGNGTGDGTEGAYNDTVFGTYMHGPVLARNPLIADLLLKLALDVNALPPIDDRWYEALRNERIAAAQQPA; from the coding sequence ATGAGCGACAACCAACTGCGGCTGGTGTGGATCTACCCCGACCTGCTCAGCACCTACGGCGACCAGGGCAACGCGCTCGTCGTGGAGCGCCGGGCCCGGCAGCGCGGTCTCGACGTGGCCCGGCTGGACGTGCGCAGCGACCAGCCGATCCCGACCTCCGGCGACATCTACCTGATCGGCGGGGGTGAGGACCGTCCGCAGCGGCTCGCCGCCGAGCGGCTGCGCCGCGACGGGCACCTGTACCGGGCGGTGGAGAACGGCGCGATCGTGTTCTCCGTGTGCGCCGGCTACCAGATCCTCGGGCACGAGTTCATCAACGACCTCGGGCAGCGCGAGCCCGGTCTCGGCCTGCTCGACGTGACCACCGTGCGCGGCACCGGCGAGCGGTGCGTCGGTGACGTCCTCGCCGACATCGACCCGCGGCTCGGGCTGCCCCCGCTCACCGGGTTCGAGAACCACCAGGGCGTCACTCAGCTCGGCCCCACCGCCCGCCCCCTCGCCCGGGTCCAGCTGGGCAAGGGCAACGGCACCGGGGACGGCACGGAGGGCGCGTACAACGACACCGTCTTCGGCACGTACATGCACGGTCCGGTGCTCGCCCGCAACCCGCTCATCGCGGACCTGCTGCTGAAGCTGGCGCTCGATGTGAACGCGCTGCCGCCGATCGACGACCGCTGGTACGAGGCACTGCGCAACGAGCGCATCGCGGCCGCTCAGCAGCCCGCCTGA
- a CDS encoding MurT ligase domain-containing protein, whose product MAGNSDPLTPRAKLAVTAGKAVAAASRAAGRGSGSVIGGRVALKLDPDLLARLAQNLDVTLVSATNGKTTTTRLIAEALKAAGPVVSNALGANMPAGITSALAGGSESKFGVIEVDEKYLAGVARDTDPKCIALLNLSRDQLDRAAETRMLAENWREGLAGSKAVIVANCDDPLVVWAASSSPNVIWVAAGQMWKDDAWSCPSCGGVMQRPGDDWFCGECGFRRPTPSWVLSGDHVLDPHGSAWPIHLQLPGRANKANAASSAAVAAVFGVPPQVALERMYQVQAVAGRYDVVQFQGRDLRLLLAKNPAGWLETFSLIDPPPAPVILSVNARGADGTDTSWLWDVDYTRLTGHPIFVLGDRKLDLAVRLEVANQHFQVCDSLDQAVQMCPPGRIEVIANYTAFQDLRRRVGN is encoded by the coding sequence ATGGCAGGCAACTCGGACCCGCTCACGCCGCGGGCCAAGCTGGCCGTGACCGCGGGCAAGGCGGTCGCGGCGGCGTCCCGGGCAGCGGGGCGCGGCAGCGGATCCGTGATCGGTGGCCGGGTGGCGCTCAAACTCGACCCCGACCTACTCGCCCGGCTCGCCCAGAACCTGGACGTGACCCTCGTCTCGGCGACGAACGGCAAGACGACGACCACCAGGCTGATCGCCGAGGCCCTGAAGGCCGCGGGGCCGGTCGTCTCCAACGCGCTCGGCGCCAACATGCCTGCCGGTATCACCTCGGCCCTGGCGGGCGGCTCTGAGTCCAAGTTCGGTGTGATCGAGGTCGACGAGAAGTACCTGGCCGGGGTGGCCCGGGACACCGACCCGAAGTGCATCGCCCTGCTCAACCTCTCCCGGGACCAGCTCGACCGCGCCGCCGAGACCCGCATGCTCGCCGAGAACTGGCGGGAGGGGCTGGCCGGGTCGAAGGCCGTCATCGTGGCGAACTGCGACGACCCGCTGGTGGTCTGGGCCGCGTCCTCCTCCCCGAACGTGATCTGGGTCGCCGCCGGGCAGATGTGGAAGGACGACGCCTGGTCCTGCCCGTCCTGCGGCGGTGTGATGCAGCGGCCCGGCGACGACTGGTTCTGCGGCGAGTGCGGGTTCCGGCGGCCGACGCCGAGCTGGGTGCTCTCCGGGGACCACGTGCTCGACCCGCACGGGTCGGCCTGGCCGATCCACCTGCAGCTGCCGGGGCGCGCCAACAAGGCGAACGCAGCCTCCTCGGCCGCCGTCGCCGCGGTCTTCGGGGTGCCGCCGCAGGTCGCCCTGGAGCGGATGTACCAGGTGCAGGCCGTCGCGGGACGCTACGACGTCGTCCAGTTCCAGGGGCGCGACCTGCGTCTGCTCCTCGCCAAGAACCCGGCCGGCTGGCTGGAGACGTTCTCGCTGATCGACCCGCCGCCGGCGCCGGTCATCCTCTCCGTGAACGCGCGCGGCGCCGACGGCACCGACACCTCCTGGCTGTGGGACGTCGACTACACGCGCCTGACCGGCCACCCGATCTTCGTGCTCGGTGACCGCAAGCTGGACCTCGCGGTACGTCTCGAGGTCGCGAACCAGCACTTCCAGGTCTGCGACTCCCTCGACCAGGCGGTCCAGATGTGCCCGCCGGGCCGGATCGAGGTCATCGCGAACTACACCGCGTTCCAGGACCTGCGCCGCCGCGTCGGCAACTGA
- the def gene encoding peptide deformylase has protein sequence MRHGSIPGAHGRVRPLTLLGDPVLHARCAEVTEFGPELSRLVEDLFATMYAAEGVGLAANQVGEPLRVFVFDCPDDEDVRHLGHVVNPRLVAADGITLRGPEGCLSLPGLEAGTERYDHAVVEGFTATGEPITVHGTGFFARCLQHETDHLEGRVYADHVTGWRKRRLMRQVATSSWRR, from the coding sequence ATGCGACACGGTTCCATTCCGGGCGCCCACGGGCGGGTCCGGCCCCTCACCCTGCTCGGCGACCCCGTCCTGCACGCCCGCTGCGCGGAGGTCACCGAGTTCGGCCCCGAACTCTCCCGGCTCGTGGAGGACTTGTTCGCGACGATGTACGCGGCGGAGGGTGTGGGCCTGGCGGCGAACCAGGTGGGCGAGCCACTGCGGGTGTTCGTCTTCGACTGCCCCGACGACGAGGACGTCCGGCACCTGGGCCACGTCGTGAACCCCCGCCTGGTGGCGGCGGACGGCATCACACTCCGCGGCCCCGAGGGCTGTCTGTCCCTGCCGGGCCTGGAGGCGGGCACGGAGCGGTACGACCACGCGGTGGTCGAGGGCTTCACGGCGACGGGGGAGCCGATCACCGTCCACGGCACGGGCTTCTTCGCGAGATGCCTCCAGCACGAGACCGACCACCTGGAGGGCCGCGTCTACGCCGACCATGTCACGGGCTGGCGCAAGCGCAGGCTGATGCGCCAGGTGGCCACCTCCTCGTGGCGCCGGTGA
- a CDS encoding TetR family transcriptional regulator, giving the protein MDTTQRTEQQRSADRRRRELLEAADRVVLRDGPQASMNAIAAEAGITKPILYRHFGDKSGLYAALAKRHTDALLNSLRAALDAPAERRERVEATLDTYLAAIEARPQVYRFLMHPAEGGTGADQGFDVGKHSAPLLRRMGEELAQVIEDRLDLGPGSQQLARVWGHGIVGMMHAAGDWWLGERPCSRAELVKSLADLLWGRLAAAGDKIGGPGF; this is encoded by the coding sequence ATGGACACCACGCAGCGGACCGAACAGCAACGGTCCGCCGACCGCCGACGGCGCGAGCTGCTGGAGGCCGCCGACCGGGTGGTGCTGCGCGACGGCCCACAGGCTTCCATGAACGCCATCGCGGCGGAGGCGGGCATCACCAAACCCATCCTCTACCGCCACTTCGGCGACAAGAGCGGGCTGTACGCGGCACTGGCCAAGCGGCACACGGACGCGCTGCTGAACTCGCTGCGGGCCGCGCTGGACGCTCCGGCGGAGCGCCGTGAGCGCGTCGAGGCGACCCTGGACACGTACCTCGCGGCGATCGAGGCGCGGCCTCAGGTGTACCGGTTCCTGATGCATCCCGCCGAGGGCGGCACGGGGGCCGACCAGGGGTTCGACGTGGGGAAGCACTCGGCTCCGCTGCTGCGGCGGATGGGCGAGGAGCTGGCGCAGGTCATCGAGGACCGGCTGGACCTCGGGCCCGGGAGCCAGCAGCTGGCGCGGGTGTGGGGGCACGGGATCGTCGGGATGATGCATGCCGCAGGGGACTGGTGGCTGGGGGAACGGCCCTGTTCTCGTGCGGAACTGGTGAAGAGTTTGGCGGACCTTTTGTGGGGGCGGCTCGCTGCGGCCGGGGACAAGATCGGCGGCCCGGGGTTCTGA
- a CDS encoding acyl-CoA dehydrogenase family protein, with protein sequence MAEFTMELNDEQKEVRDWLHGFAADVIRPAAAEWDEREETPWPVIQEAAKVGIYSLDFYAQQYFDPTGLGIPMAMEELFWGDAGIALSIVGTGLAAVGVLANGTEEQIGTWIPQMYGDTNDVKVAAFCSSEPDAGSDVASMRTRAVYDEAKDEWVLNGTKTWATNGGIANVHVVVAVVDPELGSKGHASFIVPPGTPGLSQGQKFKKHGIRASHTAEVVLDNARVPGSCLLGGKEKLDERLARARERAKSGGERVKNAAMATFEASRPAVGAMAVGTARAAYEVALDYAVTREQFGRPIIDNQGVAFQLADMRTAVDAARLLVWRASWMAVNGKPFTAAEGSMSKLFASETAKKVTAQAIQILGGNGYTREYPVERMHRDAAIYTIFEGTSEIQRLVIARTLSGMPIR encoded by the coding sequence ATGGCCGAGTTCACCATGGAACTCAACGACGAACAGAAGGAGGTCCGGGACTGGCTGCACGGTTTCGCCGCCGACGTGATCCGTCCCGCAGCCGCCGAATGGGACGAGCGTGAGGAGACTCCCTGGCCGGTCATCCAGGAGGCCGCGAAGGTCGGCATCTACTCCCTGGACTTCTACGCCCAGCAGTACTTCGACCCCACCGGCCTCGGTATCCCGATGGCCATGGAGGAGCTGTTCTGGGGCGACGCGGGCATCGCCCTGTCCATCGTGGGCACGGGCCTCGCCGCCGTCGGCGTCCTCGCCAACGGCACCGAGGAGCAGATCGGCACCTGGATCCCCCAGATGTACGGCGACACCAACGACGTGAAGGTCGCCGCGTTCTGCTCCTCCGAGCCCGACGCCGGCTCCGACGTGGCCTCCATGCGCACCCGGGCCGTCTACGACGAGGCCAAGGACGAGTGGGTGCTCAACGGCACCAAGACCTGGGCGACCAACGGCGGCATCGCCAACGTCCACGTCGTCGTCGCGGTCGTCGACCCGGAGCTCGGCTCCAAGGGCCACGCCTCCTTCATCGTCCCGCCGGGGACGCCCGGCCTGTCCCAGGGCCAGAAGTTCAAGAAGCACGGGATCCGTGCCTCGCACACCGCCGAGGTCGTCCTGGACAACGCCCGGGTGCCCGGGTCCTGCCTGCTCGGCGGCAAGGAGAAACTGGACGAGCGCCTCGCCAGGGCCCGGGAGCGGGCGAAGTCGGGCGGTGAGCGGGTGAAGAACGCGGCGATGGCCACGTTCGAGGCCTCGCGGCCCGCCGTCGGCGCGATGGCCGTCGGTACGGCCCGCGCCGCCTACGAGGTCGCCCTCGACTACGCCGTGACCCGGGAGCAGTTCGGGCGGCCGATCATCGACAACCAGGGCGTTGCGTTCCAGCTCGCCGACATGCGGACGGCCGTCGACGCGGCCCGGCTGCTGGTGTGGCGGGCGTCCTGGATGGCGGTGAACGGGAAGCCGTTCACCGCGGCCGAGGGCTCGATGTCGAAGCTGTTCGCGAGCGAGACGGCGAAGAAGGTGACCGCCCAGGCGATCCAGATCCTGGGCGGGAACGGGTACACGCGGGAGTATCCGGTGGAGCGGATGCACCGGGACGCGGCGATCTACACGATCTTCGAGGGGACGAGTGAGATCCAGCGCCTGGTGATCGCCCGTACCTTGTCGGGGATGCCGATCCGGTAA
- a CDS encoding cupin domain-containing protein codes for MTTAEGLLVPPGHGRVVHTPAQRVTFKVTGTHSRMASTFEVDVPPGFDVGAHVHTRSEELFYVLEGELDVLAFEPRIRTPDNWQKWESSSGTRVVRATPGTLIAVPPGCPHAFANPTDAPARMFFQSSPPPDHERYFEELLEILGSGGPPDHEAIEILRKRYDIEQLTPLKHR; via the coding sequence ATGACCACAGCCGAGGGACTCCTCGTCCCACCGGGACACGGGCGCGTGGTCCACACGCCGGCCCAGCGCGTCACCTTCAAGGTGACGGGAACGCACTCGCGGATGGCCTCCACCTTCGAGGTGGACGTCCCGCCGGGCTTCGACGTGGGCGCCCATGTGCACACCCGCAGCGAGGAGCTGTTCTACGTCCTCGAAGGCGAGCTGGACGTCCTCGCCTTCGAGCCACGCATCCGCACCCCCGACAACTGGCAGAAGTGGGAGTCGAGTTCGGGCACGAGGGTGGTACGGGCAACCCCGGGCACGCTGATCGCCGTGCCCCCCGGCTGCCCGCACGCCTTCGCCAACCCGACGGACGCCCCCGCGCGGATGTTCTTCCAGTCCTCCCCGCCACCCGACCACGAGCGCTACTTCGAGGAACTCCTGGAGATCCTGGGCAGCGGCGGTCCTCCGGACCACGAGGCCATCGAGATACTCCGCAAGCGCTACGACATCGAGCAACTGACCCCTCTGAAGCACCGGTGA
- a CDS encoding cytochrome P450 — MALTEPLDPAGEAAEEAAGAATRAAACPVRHWEVPDLAGVDFDPTLAELMREGPVTRIRLPNGEGWAWLVTRYDDVRMVANDPRFSREAVTTQPVTRLAPHFIPDRGAVGFLDPPDHTRLRRTVAPALTSKGVERVREKARLMLDELVDELVQDGPPADLTATVLSPFPIAVICEVMGVPAADRDTMHIWTQLILSSSHGKEVSEEAKREMRAYFAELVELREHSTSEDVCSLLGAAVGRGEVTLEEAVGLAVLLQIGGEAVTNNSGQMLYLLLTRPDLLDRLRTEPAIRPRALDELLRWIPHRSAVGLSRIATRDVEIGGVRIRAGDAVYVSYLAANRDPEVFPDPETIDFTRSPNPHVSFGFGPHYCPGGRLGRLEEELLLDALLDRLPGLRLAVPPEQVPFRKGALIRGPEALPVTW; from the coding sequence ATGGCACTCACCGAACCGCTCGACCCCGCCGGCGAAGCCGCAGAGGAGGCCGCCGGTGCGGCCACCCGCGCGGCCGCCTGCCCGGTCCGGCACTGGGAGGTGCCGGACCTGGCGGGGGTGGACTTCGACCCCACCCTGGCGGAGCTGATGCGGGAGGGCCCGGTCACCCGGATCCGGCTTCCCAACGGCGAGGGCTGGGCGTGGCTGGTCACCCGGTACGACGACGTGCGGATGGTGGCCAACGACCCCCGGTTCAGCCGTGAGGCGGTGACGACGCAGCCGGTCACCCGGCTCGCCCCGCACTTCATCCCGGACCGCGGCGCGGTCGGCTTCCTGGACCCGCCCGACCACACGCGGCTGCGCCGCACGGTGGCCCCCGCGCTCACCTCCAAGGGTGTGGAGCGGGTCCGGGAGAAGGCCCGCCTGATGCTGGACGAGCTCGTCGACGAGCTCGTCCAGGACGGCCCGCCCGCCGACCTCACGGCCACGGTGCTCAGCCCGTTCCCCATCGCGGTGATCTGCGAGGTGATGGGCGTACCGGCCGCCGACCGGGACACCATGCACATCTGGACCCAGTTGATCCTGTCCTCCAGCCACGGCAAGGAGGTCAGCGAGGAGGCCAAGCGCGAGATGAGGGCCTACTTCGCCGAGCTCGTCGAGCTGCGGGAGCACAGCACGAGCGAGGACGTGTGCTCACTGCTGGGCGCCGCCGTGGGCCGCGGCGAGGTGACGCTGGAGGAGGCCGTCGGTCTCGCCGTCCTCCTCCAGATCGGCGGCGAGGCGGTCACCAACAACAGCGGGCAGATGCTCTACCTGCTGCTGACCCGCCCCGACCTCCTCGACCGGCTGCGCACCGAGCCGGCGATCCGCCCCCGGGCGCTCGACGAACTGCTGCGCTGGATCCCGCACCGCAGCGCGGTCGGGCTGTCCCGGATCGCCACGCGGGACGTGGAGATCGGGGGCGTACGGATCCGCGCGGGCGACGCGGTCTACGTCTCGTACCTGGCCGCCAACCGCGATCCGGAGGTCTTCCCGGACCCCGAGACGATCGACTTCACCCGCAGTCCCAACCCACACGTCTCCTTCGGGTTCGGCCCGCACTACTGCCCCGGCGGCCGGCTCGGCAGGCTGGAGGAGGAACTCCTCCTCGACGCCCTGCTCGACCGGCTGCCCGGCCTGCGGCTCGCCGTACCTCCGGAGCAGGTGCCCTTCAGGAAGGGCGCGCTGATCCGGGGACCCGAAGCACTACCGGTGACCTGGTGA
- a CDS encoding type III polyketide synthase — protein MATLCKPSVSVPEYVITMEETLELARSHHENHPQLPLALRLIENTGVRTRHIVQPIEETLKHPGFEERNKLYETEAKARVPAVIQRALDEAELLTTDIDVIIYVSCTGFMMPSLTAWLINEMDFDSTTRQIPIAQLGCAAGGAAINRAHDFCSAYPNANALIVACEFCSLCYQPTDLGVGSLLSNGLFGDGIAAAVVRGQGGTGVELERNGSYLIPKTEEWIMYDVRATGFHFLLDKRVPATMEPLAPALQDLAGMHGWDASDLDFYIVHAGGPRILDDLSKFLQVDPHAFRFSRSTLTEYGNIASAVVLDALRRMFDEGGAEHQARGLLAGFGPGITAEMSLGRWRRPGGEAAR, from the coding sequence ATGGCGACTTTGTGCAAACCCTCAGTGTCGGTCCCGGAGTACGTGATCACGATGGAGGAGACGCTGGAACTGGCGCGCTCCCACCACGAGAACCACCCGCAGCTGCCGCTGGCGCTGAGACTGATCGAGAACACGGGCGTACGCACCCGGCACATCGTGCAGCCGATCGAGGAAACCCTGAAGCACCCCGGCTTCGAGGAGCGCAACAAGCTCTACGAGACCGAGGCCAAGGCCCGGGTCCCCGCAGTCATCCAGCGGGCGCTCGACGAGGCCGAACTGCTCACCACCGACATCGACGTGATCATCTACGTCTCGTGCACGGGCTTCATGATGCCGTCGCTCACGGCCTGGCTGATCAACGAGATGGACTTCGACTCCACCACCCGCCAGATCCCCATCGCGCAGCTCGGCTGCGCGGCGGGCGGAGCGGCGATCAACCGGGCGCACGACTTCTGCTCGGCGTACCCGAACGCCAACGCCCTCATCGTGGCCTGCGAGTTCTGCTCGCTGTGCTACCAGCCGACCGACCTCGGCGTCGGCTCGCTGCTCTCCAACGGCCTCTTCGGTGACGGCATCGCCGCCGCCGTGGTCCGCGGCCAGGGCGGCACGGGCGTCGAACTCGAACGCAACGGCTCGTACCTGATCCCGAAGACCGAAGAGTGGATCATGTACGACGTGCGGGCGACCGGGTTCCACTTCCTGCTGGACAAGCGGGTCCCCGCGACCATGGAGCCGCTGGCTCCGGCTCTCCAGGACCTGGCGGGGATGCACGGCTGGGACGCGTCCGACCTGGACTTCTACATAGTCCACGCGGGCGGCCCGCGAATCCTGGACGACCTGAGCAAGTTCCTCCAGGTCGACCCGCACGCCTTCCGGTTCAGCCGGTCCACGCTCACCGAGTACGGCAACATCGCGAGCGCCGTCGTCCTGGACGCGCTGCGCCGGATGTTCGACGAGGGCGGTGCCGAGCACCAGGCGCGCGGCCTGCTTGCCGGGTTCGGTCCCGGCATCACGGCGGAGATGTCGCTGGGTCGCTGGCGGCGTCCGGGCGGAGAGGCGGCGCGATAG
- a CDS encoding transcriptional regulator has protein sequence MPGTAAEMLEKTRSELAPDSNANPLVPLVAGGRASRETLAALALEQHRVIPADRRAFLHLAQRASEEPAAAGFFTLLAGGEELAAERLGAFAEACEVDDERMRAYEPLPGCQAYPAYISWLALNAAPADAVLAITANFATWGTYCASIAQGLRTHYGFTDEACAFFDFFATPAPALDAQAAEAVRAGLDSGRLDEKRVYAYGRLLQAYEVMFWTSLTSRT, from the coding sequence ATGCCCGGCACGGCCGCGGAAATGCTGGAAAAGACCAGGTCAGAGCTTGCCCCGGACTCGAACGCCAATCCATTGGTCCCCCTCGTCGCCGGCGGCCGGGCGAGTCGGGAGACACTCGCCGCACTCGCCCTGGAACAACACCGTGTGATCCCCGCCGACCGGCGCGCGTTCCTGCATCTGGCGCAGCGCGCTTCCGAGGAGCCGGCGGCCGCCGGGTTCTTCACCTTGCTGGCCGGGGGCGAGGAACTGGCGGCGGAGCGGCTGGGCGCGTTCGCCGAGGCGTGCGAAGTGGATGACGAGCGCATGCGGGCGTACGAGCCCCTGCCGGGCTGCCAGGCGTACCCGGCGTACATCTCCTGGCTGGCCCTCAACGCGGCCCCGGCGGACGCCGTCCTCGCCATCACGGCCAACTTCGCCACGTGGGGCACGTATTGCGCGAGCATCGCGCAGGGCCTGCGCACCCACTACGGCTTCACCGACGAGGCCTGCGCCTTCTTCGACTTCTTCGCGACCCCGGCTCCGGCGCTGGACGCACAGGCGGCGGAGGCGGTGCGGGCGGGACTGGACTCGGGCCGCCTGGACGAGAAGCGGGTGTACGCCTACGGCCGCCTGCTCCAGGCGTACGAGGTGATGTTCTGGACGTCCCTCACTTCACGTACCTAG
- a CDS encoding DUF6213 family protein, giving the protein MNREVTLPLIVDDRGTLQVAAADVSKLLRTLGARWLRLVEADEGGLDEDTVAALTIELAKLADRIDVACIAHSSGE; this is encoded by the coding sequence GTGAACCGCGAAGTGACCCTGCCTCTGATCGTCGACGACCGCGGGACCTTGCAGGTTGCCGCGGCCGACGTGAGTAAGTTGTTGCGGACGTTGGGGGCACGGTGGCTGCGTCTGGTGGAGGCCGACGAGGGCGGGCTGGACGAGGACACGGTGGCCGCGCTGACCATCGAGCTCGCGAAGCTCGCCGACCGGATCGACGTGGCCTGTATCGCCCACAGCAGTGGGGAGTAA
- a CDS encoding NADP-dependent succinic semialdehyde dehydrogenase yields the protein MPIATVNPANGETLETFEPMDEDELERRLELAEATFRTYRTSTFAERARLLHAAAGLLEADLDDIARTMTTEMGKPLKQARAEAAKCAKAMHWYADHAEELLADEEPADTDVKDSGASRVRVRYRPIGPVLAVMPWNFPLWQVVRFAAPALMAGNVGLLKHASNVPQTALYLEDLFHRAGFTEGCFQTLLIGSGAVDDILRDERVRAATLTGSEPAGRAVAATAGEMIKKTVLELGGSDPYVVMPSADVDRAARIAVTARVQNNGQSCIAAKRFIVHTDVYDAFVEKFVAGMAALRMGDPMDEATDVGPLASEQGRKDLEELVEDAKRSGARVLCGGERPDGPGWFYPPTVLAGIHRDMRIHREEAFGPVATVYRAGDLDEAILIANDSPFGLSSNVWTRDEAEVDRFVRDLEAGGVFVNGMTASHPAFPFGGVKRSGYGRELSGHGIREFCNITTVWQGA from the coding sequence ATGCCCATCGCGACGGTCAACCCGGCGAACGGCGAGACGCTCGAAACGTTCGAGCCCATGGACGAGGACGAGCTCGAACGCCGGCTCGAACTCGCCGAGGCGACGTTCCGCACGTACCGCACGAGCACCTTCGCCGAGCGCGCCCGGCTGCTGCACGCCGCCGCCGGTCTGCTGGAAGCGGACCTGGACGACATCGCGCGCACCATGACCACCGAGATGGGCAAGCCGCTGAAGCAGGCCCGCGCGGAGGCCGCCAAGTGCGCGAAGGCGATGCACTGGTACGCCGACCACGCGGAGGAGCTGCTGGCCGACGAGGAGCCGGCGGACACGGACGTGAAGGACTCGGGCGCGTCCCGGGTGCGGGTGCGCTACCGGCCGATCGGGCCGGTGCTCGCCGTGATGCCGTGGAACTTCCCGCTCTGGCAGGTGGTCCGCTTCGCCGCACCCGCGCTGATGGCGGGCAACGTGGGCCTGCTCAAACACGCGTCCAACGTCCCGCAGACCGCCCTGTACCTGGAGGACCTGTTCCACCGGGCCGGCTTCACCGAGGGCTGCTTCCAGACCCTGCTGATCGGGTCCGGCGCGGTCGACGACATCCTGCGCGACGAGCGGGTACGGGCGGCGACGCTCACCGGCAGCGAGCCCGCGGGCCGCGCGGTCGCCGCCACCGCCGGCGAGATGATCAAGAAGACGGTCCTGGAACTGGGCGGCAGCGACCCGTACGTGGTGATGCCCTCGGCGGACGTCGACCGCGCCGCGCGGATCGCGGTGACGGCGCGCGTGCAGAACAACGGGCAGTCGTGCATCGCCGCGAAGCGGTTCATCGTGCACACCGACGTCTACGACGCGTTCGTCGAGAAGTTCGTGGCCGGCATGGCGGCGCTGCGCATGGGCGACCCGATGGACGAGGCGACGGACGTCGGGCCGCTCGCCAGCGAGCAGGGGCGCAAGGACCTGGAGGAGCTGGTCGAGGACGCCAAGCGGTCGGGTGCCCGGGTGCTGTGCGGCGGGGAGCGGCCGGACGGGCCCGGCTGGTTCTACCCGCCGACCGTCCTGGCCGGGATCCACCGCGACATGCGCATCCACCGCGAGGAGGCGTTCGGGCCGGTGGCCACGGTGTACCGGGCCGGGGACCTGGACGAGGCGATCCTCATCGCCAACGACTCACCCTTCGGACTGAGTTCGAACGTGTGGACGCGGGACGAGGCCGAGGTCGACCGGTTCGTACGGGACCTGGAGGCCGGTGGCGTGTTCGTCAACGGCATGACCGCCTCCCACCCGGCGTTCCCGTTCGGCGGGGTGAAGCGGTCCGGATACGGCCGTGAGCTGTCCGGGCACGGAATCCGGGAGTTCTGCAACATCACGACCGTTTGGCAGGGTGCGTGA